The Hyphomonadaceae bacterium ML37 genome includes a region encoding these proteins:
- a CDS encoding YceI family protein — protein sequence MRQFTARLAKALTASLAIASSASAQDWALDREASSVRAAIAVFNTPAEARFTDFDAQITLDPDNLADARIDAVVSTASGTMTTRDYQQAMLSSEGLAASAHPEARFVSDDVRAVEGGYEAHGVLTIRDVEEPVVLAFTLEIDGGRAVAAGEFEVSRSAFGITGSSWGAGNVGETVTVALHIEADAR from the coding sequence ATGCGCCAGTTCACCGCCCGCCTCGCCAAGGCCCTGACCGCTTCGCTCGCCATCGCCAGCTCCGCCTCCGCCCAGGACTGGGCGCTGGACCGCGAGGCAAGCTCGGTGCGCGCTGCGATCGCCGTGTTCAACACGCCCGCTGAAGCCCGCTTTACCGATTTTGACGCCCAGATCACGCTCGACCCGGACAATCTCGCCGACGCGCGCATCGACGCGGTGGTAAGCACCGCCAGCGGGACCATGACGACGCGCGACTATCAGCAGGCCATGCTGTCCAGCGAAGGCCTCGCCGCCAGCGCCCACCCGGAGGCGCGCTTCGTCTCTGACGATGTGCGCGCCGTGGAGGGCGGCTATGAAGCTCATGGCGTCCTGACCATCCGCGATGTGGAGGAGCCGGTGGTGCTCGCCTTCACGCTGGAGATTGATGGCGGCCGCGCCGTGGCGGCGGGTGAGTTCGAAGTGTCGCGTTCGGCCTTCGGGATCACCGGGTCCAGCTGGGGCGCCGGCAATGTGGGCGAGACCGTCACCGTGGCCCTGCATATCGAGGCTGACGCGCGCTAG
- a CDS encoding deoxyguanosinetriphosphate triphosphohydrolase has product MTHARAPYACDPAHSRGRAFAQPESAMRTAFQRDRDRIIHSSAFRRLKEKTQVFVAHEGDAYRTRLTHSLEVAQIARTLARALHADEDLAEAAALAHDLGHPPFGHSGEDALQDAMADFGGFDHNAQTLRVITKLEHRYPQFEGLNLSWETLEGVVKHNGPLLAPGAGPEALAWGFTAYEGWRALELHTHAGVEAQIAALSDDIAYNNHDIDDGLRSGILTLDQLMELPLAGPVFQGVRARYPGINQDILIHEAVRELIGLMVSDVLTETRHRLSQCGADSPDAVRALDQPVVAFSEAMTQKLAAVRRFLYANLYLHYKVKRMKEKGKRVVRDLFAAFLSDPQLLPTTWQRTCDGAGGEATARTVCDYIAGMTDRYAVDEHRKLFSLDGWR; this is encoded by the coding sequence ATGACACACGCCCGCGCGCCGTATGCCTGTGATCCTGCCCACAGCCGGGGGCGGGCGTTTGCGCAGCCTGAAAGCGCCATGCGCACCGCCTTCCAGCGCGACCGCGACCGGATCATCCATTCCAGCGCTTTCCGCCGCCTGAAAGAGAAGACGCAGGTCTTCGTGGCCCATGAGGGGGACGCCTACCGCACCCGCCTCACCCATTCGCTGGAGGTCGCCCAGATCGCCCGCACCCTGGCGCGCGCGCTCCATGCAGACGAGGACCTGGCTGAAGCCGCCGCGCTGGCCCATGATCTGGGTCATCCCCCCTTTGGCCATTCGGGCGAGGATGCGCTCCAGGACGCCATGGCGGACTTTGGCGGGTTTGATCACAACGCCCAGACCCTTCGCGTGATCACCAAGCTGGAGCACCGCTATCCGCAGTTTGAGGGCCTCAACCTGTCGTGGGAGACGCTGGAGGGCGTGGTCAAGCATAACGGCCCGCTGCTGGCGCCGGGCGCTGGGCCGGAGGCGCTGGCCTGGGGGTTCACCGCCTATGAGGGCTGGCGCGCGCTGGAGCTGCACACCCATGCCGGCGTGGAAGCTCAGATCGCCGCCCTGTCCGACGACATCGCCTACAATAATCACGACATCGATGACGGGCTGCGCTCGGGCATCCTCACCCTCGATCAGCTGATGGAATTGCCGCTGGCCGGGCCGGTCTTCCAGGGCGTGCGCGCCCGCTATCCAGGCATCAATCAGGACATCCTCATTCACGAAGCCGTGCGTGAGCTCATCGGGCTGATGGTCTCCGACGTCCTGACCGAAACCCGCCACCGCCTCAGCCAGTGCGGCGCGGACAGCCCGGACGCGGTGCGCGCGCTCGACCAGCCGGTGGTGGCGTTCTCTGAAGCCATGACCCAGAAACTCGCCGCCGTGCGCCGCTTCCTCTATGCGAACCTGTATCTGCACTACAAGGTCAAGCGCATGAAGGAAAAGGGCAAACGGGTCGTACGCGACCTGTTCGCGGCGTTCCTGTCAGACCCGCAGCTCCTGCCCACCACCTGGCAAAGAACCTGCGACGGCGCGGGCGGCGAAGCCACGGCGCGCACGGTCTGCGACTATATCGCTGGCATGACCGACCGCTACGCGGTGGACGAGCATCGCAAGCTGTTCAGCCTCGACGGCTGGCGCTGA
- the erpA gene encoding iron-sulfur cluster insertion protein ErpA, with protein MSNPQITLSETAARQIKAVLASQNKAFLRVSVVGGGCSGFSYKYDLEAEAAEDDLRIERDGATVLVDPMSVEFLDKSEIDYVDELIGASFQIRNPNATAACGCGVSFAV; from the coding sequence ATGAGCAATCCCCAGATCACCCTGTCAGAGACGGCGGCCCGCCAGATCAAGGCCGTGCTGGCCAGCCAGAACAAGGCGTTCCTGCGCGTGTCTGTGGTGGGCGGGGGCTGTTCGGGCTTTTCCTACAAATACGATCTGGAGGCCGAAGCCGCTGAGGATGATCTGCGCATCGAGCGCGACGGCGCCACTGTGCTGGTCGATCCGATGAGCGTGGAGTTCTTGGACAAGTCAGAGATTGACTATGTCGACGAGCTGATCGGCGCCAGCTTCCAGATCCGCAATCCCAACGCGACAGCCGCCTGCGGCTGCGGCGTCAGCTTCGCGGTCTGA
- a CDS encoding nitroreductase — protein sequence MTVSEALKARISTRAFLDTPVSRDEIEAILEEARWAASGGNLQPWHVIAVSGEARQRVMDAVQEKLQTDPFANEADFPVYPESLWEPYRSRRFQVGEDMYALLGVPREDKGARFAHLMENYRFFGAPQALFFAIDARMNPNQWAHLGMFMMCVCLTAQARGLATCMQEAWTPHCRTVGKALGVEAPLQIYCGLAIGHADPDAVVNQLRSRRAGVDEFTRFEGF from the coding sequence ATGACTGTATCCGAGGCGCTCAAGGCGCGCATTTCCACGCGCGCGTTTCTCGACACGCCGGTTTCCAGAGACGAGATCGAGGCGATTCTGGAGGAGGCGCGCTGGGCGGCGTCGGGCGGCAATCTTCAGCCCTGGCATGTGATCGCGGTGTCCGGCGAGGCGCGCCAGCGCGTCATGGATGCGGTGCAGGAGAAGCTCCAAACCGATCCCTTCGCCAATGAAGCCGACTTTCCAGTCTATCCGGAAAGCCTGTGGGAGCCCTATCGCTCGCGCCGCTTCCAGGTGGGTGAGGACATGTATGCGCTGCTGGGCGTGCCGCGCGAGGACAAGGGCGCGCGCTTTGCCCATCTGATGGAGAATTACCGCTTCTTCGGCGCGCCCCAGGCGCTGTTCTTCGCCATCGACGCGCGCATGAACCCGAACCAGTGGGCGCATCTGGGCATGTTCATGATGTGCGTGTGCCTGACGGCGCAGGCGCGTGGCCTCGCCACCTGCATGCAGGAAGCCTGGACGCCCCATTGCCGCACGGTGGGGAAGGCGCTTGGCGTGGAAGCGCCGCTGCAGATCTATTGCGGCCTCGCCATCGGTCACGCCGACCCGGACGCAGTGGTCAACCAGCTGCGCTCACGCCGCGCCGGGGTGGACGAGTTCACGCGGTTTGAGGGGTTTTAA
- a CDS encoding S9 family peptidase translates to MKMLAFTAGAVLAVSSAASAHAEAGPLQFADVFSLEMAADVQISPDGRTIAYQRRSADIMSDRMRGSIWLVNFDGSGHRPLITGAGDYASPVWTPDSGRLVYLSSEDGQTELRMAWTEDARSARLARLPRGASQISISPDGAQIAFTMFVPGQGVQVDIGLPERPQGAEWAAAPRVDETIGYQADGIGDLPPGAAQIHVMASDGGAPRQVTRIENGSISGLTWTADSAEILFSHGGRAQDGFDFRESDIWAVRAADGETRQITDLPGAERSPRLSPDGRRLAFLRTDRETYSHQDNRLYTMPLSGGEPSRLLSDLDRGIAQAEWDGNGRGLWVRFDDRGHTVLGYAGLNGGLDRVTDRIGGLTIGRPYTSGMFSVSTNGRWAAPVASAQDLANVGAGARRGEARTLTDLNAGVLGARDLARVERFTWESSADGREIEGWIAYPPGFDPERQWPMILEIHGGPHTAYGPQFSGQVQLMAAAGYVVFYTNPRGSTSYGQDFANLIDKDYPGSDVDDLNSGVDALLARGFIDEDRLYVTGGSGGGVLTAWLIGTDERWRAAAVGKPVINWTSFALASDIGPVIHRYWFGVTPWDEPEEYWRRSPLSLVGNVSAPTMVFVGAEDRRTPVAEAEQYYNALQIRGIESRLVRIPDTFHGIADSRPSRLLYKTGHIIAWFNQHGGQGDED, encoded by the coding sequence ATGAAAATGCTTGCGTTCACCGCCGGGGCCGTGCTGGCCGTCTCGTCCGCCGCGTCTGCGCACGCGGAAGCCGGCCCGCTCCAGTTCGCCGACGTGTTCTCGCTTGAGATGGCCGCCGACGTGCAAATCAGCCCGGACGGGCGCACCATCGCCTATCAGCGCCGCTCGGCCGACATCATGAGCGACCGCATGCGCGGCTCGATCTGGCTGGTGAATTTTGACGGGAGCGGCCACCGCCCGCTGATCACCGGCGCCGGCGACTACGCCAGCCCGGTCTGGACGCCGGATTCCGGCCGCCTCGTGTATCTCTCCAGCGAGGACGGGCAGACCGAGCTGCGCATGGCCTGGACCGAAGATGCGCGCAGCGCCCGCCTGGCGCGCCTGCCACGCGGGGCCTCCCAGATCAGCATCTCGCCCGACGGCGCGCAGATCGCCTTCACCATGTTCGTGCCGGGGCAAGGCGTCCAGGTGGATATCGGCCTGCCCGAGCGGCCCCAGGGCGCCGAATGGGCGGCGGCGCCGCGTGTGGATGAGACCATCGGCTATCAGGCTGACGGGATCGGCGATCTGCCGCCGGGCGCGGCGCAGATTCATGTCATGGCGTCCGATGGCGGCGCGCCGCGTCAGGTCACGCGCATCGAGAACGGGTCGATCAGCGGGCTCACCTGGACCGCCGACAGCGCCGAGATTTTGTTCAGCCATGGCGGGCGGGCGCAGGACGGATTTGATTTTCGCGAATCCGATATCTGGGCGGTGCGCGCCGCTGACGGCGAGACGCGCCAGATCACCGACCTGCCCGGCGCCGAGCGCAGCCCCCGCCTGAGCCCGGACGGGCGCAGGCTGGCCTTCCTGCGCACGGATCGCGAAACCTACTCCCACCAGGACAACCGGCTTTACACAATGCCCCTGTCAGGCGGGGAACCCAGCCGCCTTCTGTCCGATCTCGACCGGGGCATCGCGCAGGCTGAGTGGGACGGGAACGGGCGCGGGCTGTGGGTGCGCTTTGATGATCGCGGCCACACGGTGCTGGGCTATGCCGGGCTCAATGGCGGGCTGGACCGGGTTACCGACCGTATTGGCGGGCTGACCATCGGACGGCCCTACACGTCGGGCATGTTTTCAGTGTCCACCAATGGCCGCTGGGCCGCGCCGGTGGCGAGTGCGCAGGATCTCGCCAATGTGGGCGCCGGCGCACGCCGCGGCGAGGCGCGCACCCTCACCGATCTCAATGCCGGGGTTCTGGGCGCGCGCGATCTGGCGCGGGTGGAGCGCTTCACCTGGGAAAGCTCAGCCGACGGGCGCGAGATCGAGGGCTGGATCGCCTATCCGCCGGGCTTCGATCCGGAGCGCCAGTGGCCGATGATCCTGGAGATTCATGGCGGCCCGCACACGGCTTACGGCCCGCAATTCTCCGGTCAGGTCCAGCTCATGGCGGCTGCAGGCTATGTGGTGTTCTACACCAATCCGCGCGGCTCCACCTCCTACGGCCAGGACTTCGCCAACCTGATCGACAAGGACTATCCCGGCAGCGATGTGGATGATCTCAATTCCGGCGTCGACGCCCTTCTGGCGCGCGGCTTCATTGACGAGGACCGGCTCTATGTCACGGGCGGATCAGGCGGCGGGGTGCTGACCGCCTGGCTGATCGGGACCGATGAGCGCTGGCGCGCGGCAGCGGTCGGCAAGCCGGTGATCAACTGGACCAGCTTCGCGCTGGCCTCCGATATCGGGCCGGTGATCCACCGCTACTGGTTCGGCGTGACGCCCTGGGACGAGCCGGAGGAATACTGGCGCCGCTCGCCCCTCTCGCTGGTCGGCAATGTGAGCGCGCCCACCATGGTGTTTGTCGGCGCCGAGGACCGGCGCACGCCCGTGGCCGAGGCCGAGCAGTATTACAATGCCCTGCAGATCCGCGGGATTGAGAGCCGGCTGGTGCGCATACCCGACACCTTCCACGGCATCGCCGATTCCCGCCCCTCGCGTCTTCTCTACAAGACCGGGCATATCATCGCCTGGTTCAACCAGCATGGCGGGCAGGGTGATGAGGATTAA
- a CDS encoding TonB-dependent receptor, with protein MTTRFTRTALYAAVSSLALSGAAFGQSSDEPVASERRTIDVVTVTAQQREQSAQDVPISLGAYGAAELRAAGVQDIKDLISIAPGLMVTSTQAETITTARIRGIGTVGDNYGLESSVGVYIDGVFRARNGVGFSDLGEIERIEVLRGPQGTLFGKNTSAGVLNIVTASPEFEYGGALQADIGNFNHRRYSGHFTGPIGGDTLAMRLFAAVGERDGFTDMTLRQPGGTREVDSETNDYYTFRGQALWVPSDVVEGRFIADYTRRNEFCCSAVQWQTAPGPAALIGAVGGQVLNPADPSERRAFANREYQQQVTDYGFSAEFDFELPIGTLTTITSWRNWTNQRTQDIDYTSADIAYRGDGNSTDLTRFDQEVRLTGVAGNLDWLVGGIISHEDLELNDAIRFGADWEIYLGLAASGGADPFFISNTLNAVAGAPIFAPGQALPNGSGVNQDVYNQTGRSWALFTHNTYQLTDQLAITGGLRYTSETKDVFATFSTSPTPGCAFLETVFGPDPIAGAAGTPLAGLVPLICLPYARTGLDATGYDRQRTDEELSGTLRATYDINDDVMLYAGFSRGFKAGGYNLDREFNGPVVGGSFVDSDSSFRAEVIDAYEVGFKSQLLDNVLQLNGNFFYQEVTDFQLNTFTGLAFVVQNIPDVETYGAEFDFNWATPIDGLDITGGYAYVNATYGDNLGPLPTALTRLPGQQISLSPEHFVTGQAIYQQPISDTLLFLAALDARWVSEYNTGSDLAPGKEQDAFTTLNGRLGLGSMDGRWNVELWGRNLTDETYVQVAFDQFAQTGTFGGFLGAPRTWGVSLRTEW; from the coding sequence ATGACCACCCGTTTCACCCGTACCGCGCTCTACGCAGCGGTCTCGTCGCTTGCCCTGAGCGGCGCCGCGTTCGGCCAGAGCTCTGACGAGCCTGTCGCCAGCGAGCGCCGGACCATCGACGTCGTCACAGTGACGGCTCAGCAGCGCGAACAGTCGGCCCAGGACGTGCCGATCTCGCTCGGCGCCTACGGGGCTGCGGAACTGCGCGCCGCTGGCGTTCAGGATATCAAGGACCTGATTTCCATCGCGCCGGGCCTGATGGTCACGTCGACCCAGGCGGAAACCATCACGACCGCGCGTATCCGCGGCATCGGCACGGTGGGCGACAATTACGGTCTTGAAAGCTCGGTCGGCGTGTACATCGACGGCGTGTTCCGGGCGCGCAACGGGGTCGGCTTCTCCGACCTGGGCGAGATCGAGCGCATTGAAGTGCTGCGCGGGCCGCAAGGAACGCTGTTCGGCAAGAACACCTCGGCTGGCGTGCTGAATATCGTCACGGCCTCGCCGGAATTCGAGTATGGCGGCGCGCTGCAGGCTGACATCGGGAATTTCAATCACCGGCGCTATTCGGGCCATTTCACCGGCCCGATCGGCGGGGACACGCTGGCCATGCGCCTGTTCGCCGCGGTCGGCGAGCGTGACGGCTTCACCGACATGACCCTGCGCCAGCCGGGCGGGACGCGCGAGGTCGATTCCGAAACCAATGACTATTACACCTTCCGCGGTCAGGCCTTGTGGGTCCCCAGCGATGTGGTGGAAGGACGCTTCATCGCCGACTACACCCGGCGCAACGAGTTCTGCTGCTCCGCCGTGCAGTGGCAGACGGCCCCCGGACCGGCGGCGCTGATCGGCGCGGTCGGCGGCCAGGTGCTCAATCCGGCCGATCCGTCGGAGCGCCGCGCCTTCGCCAACCGCGAGTACCAGCAGCAGGTCACCGATTACGGCTTCTCGGCCGAGTTCGACTTCGAGCTGCCGATCGGCACGCTGACCACCATCACCTCCTGGCGAAACTGGACCAACCAGCGCACCCAGGACATCGACTACACCTCGGCTGACATCGCCTATCGCGGCGACGGCAACTCGACCGATCTGACCCGCTTCGACCAGGAAGTGCGTCTGACCGGCGTCGCCGGGAATCTCGACTGGCTGGTCGGCGGCATCATCTCCCACGAGGATCTGGAGCTGAACGACGCCATCCGTTTCGGTGCGGACTGGGAAATCTACCTGGGTCTCGCCGCGTCGGGCGGGGCTGATCCCTTCTTCATCTCCAACACGCTGAACGCCGTCGCCGGGGCGCCGATTTTCGCACCGGGCCAGGCCTTGCCAAACGGATCGGGCGTCAACCAGGACGTCTACAATCAGACGGGCCGTAGCTGGGCGCTGTTCACGCACAACACCTACCAGCTCACCGACCAGCTCGCGATCACCGGCGGTCTTCGCTACACCAGTGAAACCAAGGACGTGTTCGCGACGTTCTCCACCAGCCCGACGCCGGGCTGCGCCTTCCTCGAGACGGTGTTCGGACCCGATCCGATCGCCGGCGCGGCGGGCACGCCGCTTGCGGGCCTGGTGCCGCTGATCTGTCTGCCGTATGCGCGCACCGGACTGGACGCGACCGGCTATGACCGCCAGCGCACCGACGAGGAGCTGTCAGGCACCCTGCGGGCCACCTACGACATCAATGACGACGTGATGCTGTATGCCGGCTTCTCGCGCGGCTTCAAGGCGGGCGGCTACAATCTGGACCGCGAGTTCAACGGTCCGGTCGTGGGCGGTTCCTTCGTTGATTCCGACAGCTCGTTCCGGGCTGAAGTGATCGACGCCTATGAGGTCGGCTTCAAGTCGCAGCTGCTTGACAACGTGCTGCAGCTGAACGGCAACTTCTTCTATCAGGAGGTCACCGACTTCCAGCTCAACACCTTCACCGGTCTGGCCTTTGTGGTTCAGAACATCCCGGATGTGGAGACCTACGGCGCCGAGTTCGACTTCAACTGGGCGACCCCGATCGACGGTCTCGATATCACCGGCGGCTACGCCTATGTGAACGCGACCTATGGCGACAATCTGGGCCCGCTGCCGACGGCGCTCACCCGCCTGCCGGGCCAGCAGATCTCGCTCTCGCCGGAGCACTTCGTCACCGGTCAGGCGATCTACCAGCAGCCGATTTCAGACACGCTGCTCTTCCTGGCCGCGCTCGATGCGCGTTGGGTGTCGGAATACAACACCGGCTCCGACCTCGCTCCGGGCAAGGAGCAGGACGCCTTCACGACGCTCAATGGCCGTCTCGGCCTTGGCTCGATGGACGGACGCTGGAATGTGGAACTCTGGGGCCGCAACCTGACCGACGAGACCTATGTCCAGGTCGCGTTCGACCAGTTCGCCCAGACCGGCACGTTCGGCGGCTTCCTGGGTGCGCCGCGCACCTGGGGCGTCTCCCTGCGCACCGAGTGGTAG
- the aceB gene encoding malate synthase A, whose translation MNTLPDGVAIHGTMHPGFDTILTPDALALLADVHRRFDAERLRLLAERHARQARLDSGEEQLDFPAETAAIRAGDWTVPPAPADLQDRRVEITGPVDRKMVINALNADVKCFMADFEDASTPSWTNMMEGQINLRDAVHRTIAFTDGASGKSYKLKDDPAVLIVRARGLHLDEAHVSVDGAPVAGAFFDFVLYLTHNHAELARRGTGPYFYLPKLETRFEARLWALVIRHCETALRLTPGTVRVTVLIETITAVFEMDEILWELRQSITGLNAGRWDYIFSYIKRQKSDPGRILPDRGQVTMAAPFMASYARRLIAVCHRRGAHAMGGMSAFIPVKGDDAANTAAMERVKADKTREAGLGHDGAWVAHPALAPVAKAAFDAVMPGPNQLAKQGELIEDREALLTPVEGTITEAGLAGNADVAIRYIASWLQGRGAAPIHNLMEDAATAEISRAQLWQWRVHGAKTDDGRVIDAARVSAAITGAGGAIRAELGENAWTAGRFAEAQAILQDLALADSFEEFLTLPAYEKVKEA comes from the coding sequence ATGAACACTCTGCCCGACGGCGTCGCCATTCATGGGACGATGCACCCCGGATTCGACACGATCCTCACCCCTGACGCCCTGGCCCTGCTGGCCGACGTACATCGGCGCTTTGACGCCGAGCGCCTTCGCCTGCTGGCCGAGCGCCACGCGCGCCAGGCGCGTCTGGATTCCGGCGAGGAGCAGCTGGACTTCCCCGCCGAGACCGCCGCGATCCGCGCCGGCGACTGGACGGTCCCGCCCGCCCCGGCCGATCTGCAGGACCGGCGCGTCGAGATTACCGGGCCTGTGGACCGCAAGATGGTGATCAACGCCCTCAATGCGGACGTGAAATGCTTCATGGCCGATTTCGAGGACGCCTCCACGCCCAGCTGGACCAATATGATGGAGGGCCAGATCAATCTGCGCGATGCGGTCCATCGCACCATCGCCTTCACCGATGGGGCCAGCGGCAAATCCTACAAGCTGAAAGATGACCCGGCCGTGCTGATCGTGCGCGCGCGCGGCCTGCATCTCGATGAAGCCCATGTGAGCGTCGACGGCGCGCCGGTGGCGGGGGCCTTCTTCGATTTCGTTCTGTACCTCACCCATAACCACGCCGAACTCGCCCGGCGCGGCACGGGTCCGTATTTCTATCTGCCCAAGCTGGAGACGCGGTTCGAGGCGCGCCTGTGGGCGCTGGTCATCCGTCATTGCGAAACGGCGCTGCGCCTCACACCCGGCACGGTGCGGGTCACGGTGCTGATCGAGACCATCACGGCGGTGTTCGAGATGGACGAGATTTTGTGGGAGCTGCGCCAGTCCATCACCGGCCTCAATGCCGGGCGCTGGGACTATATCTTCAGCTATATCAAGCGTCAGAAGTCCGATCCCGGCCGTATCCTGCCCGACCGGGGTCAGGTGACCATGGCCGCGCCCTTCATGGCGTCCTACGCCAGGCGCCTGATCGCTGTCTGTCACCGGCGCGGCGCCCATGCCATGGGCGGGATGAGCGCTTTCATCCCGGTCAAGGGCGATGACGCCGCCAACACCGCCGCCATGGAGCGGGTGAAGGCCGACAAGACCCGCGAAGCGGGCCTCGGCCATGACGGCGCCTGGGTGGCGCATCCGGCGCTGGCGCCGGTGGCGAAGGCCGCGTTCGACGCGGTCATGCCCGGCCCCAATCAGCTCGCCAAGCAGGGCGAGCTCATTGAAGACCGCGAAGCGCTGCTGACCCCTGTGGAGGGGACGATCACCGAGGCGGGCCTTGCGGGCAATGCCGATGTGGCGATCCGCTATATCGCCTCCTGGCTGCAGGGCCGCGGCGCGGCGCCGATCCATAATCTGATGGAGGATGCCGCCACCGCCGAAATCAGCCGCGCCCAGCTGTGGCAGTGGCGCGTCCACGGCGCAAAGACCGATGATGGCCGGGTGATCGACGCAGCGCGCGTCAGCGCCGCCATCACCGGCGCCGGCGGCGCCATCCGCGCCGAGCTGGGCGAGAATGCCTGGACGGCCGGACGCTTCGCCGAAGCCCAGGCGATCCTGCAGGATCTGGCGCTGGCTGACAGTTTCGAGGAATTCCTCACCCTGCCCGCCTATGAGAAGGTCAAAGAGGCCTGA
- the aceA gene encoding isocitrate lyase encodes MTTFYDLVPAAAPGRFHGITRNYSPEDVLRLRGSVLIANTLAERGAAKLWELLKTEPYINALGALSGNQAMQMVRAGLKAIYLSGWQVAADANTAGAMYPDQSLYPANSAPELARKINRTLQRADQIEVAENGKATRDWFAPIVADAEAGFGGTLNCYEIMRAFIEAGASGVHFEDQVAAEKKCGHLGGKVLIPTSQHERNLNAARLAADVMGVPTLTVARTDAESATLINSDIDERDHEFIDYDARRTPEGFYRLKQGVGVEHCIKRGLAYANVADLLWWETSKPNLDEARRFAEAIQKAHPGKMMAYNCSPSFNWEKNLDKATIETYQRELGAMGYKFQFVTLAGFHQLNFGMFELARGYKDRGMGAYSELQQAEFAAEKDGYTATRHQREVGTGYFDLVNMTLSGGVASTTAMGESTETAQFKHDAAE; translated from the coding sequence ATGACCACCTTCTACGATCTCGTACCCGCCGCCGCGCCCGGGCGCTTTCACGGCATCACCCGCAACTACTCCCCCGAGGATGTGCTGCGCCTGCGCGGCTCGGTCCTGATCGCCAACACGCTCGCCGAGCGCGGCGCGGCCAAATTGTGGGAGCTCCTGAAGACCGAGCCCTACATCAATGCGCTGGGCGCCCTGTCGGGCAATCAGGCCATGCAGATGGTGCGCGCAGGACTGAAGGCGATTTACTTGTCCGGCTGGCAGGTCGCCGCCGACGCCAACACCGCCGGGGCCATGTATCCTGACCAGTCGCTCTACCCGGCCAACTCCGCGCCGGAACTGGCGCGCAAGATCAACCGCACGCTCCAGCGCGCCGACCAGATCGAAGTGGCTGAAAACGGCAAGGCCACGCGCGACTGGTTTGCCCCCATCGTCGCTGACGCCGAGGCCGGGTTTGGCGGCACGCTAAACTGCTACGAAATCATGCGCGCCTTCATCGAGGCCGGCGCATCGGGCGTCCACTTTGAGGACCAGGTGGCGGCGGAAAAGAAGTGCGGGCATCTGGGCGGCAAGGTGCTGATCCCCACCAGCCAGCACGAGCGCAATCTCAACGCCGCGCGCCTGGCCGCCGACGTCATGGGCGTGCCCACCCTGACTGTGGCGCGCACCGACGCCGAATCGGCCACGCTGATCAATTCCGACATTGACGAGCGCGACCACGAATTCATTGACTATGACGCCAGGCGCACGCCGGAAGGCTTCTACCGCCTCAAGCAGGGCGTGGGCGTCGAGCATTGCATCAAGCGGGGCCTGGCCTACGCCAACGTCGCCGATTTGCTGTGGTGGGAGACCTCCAAGCCGAATCTGGACGAGGCGCGCCGCTTCGCCGAGGCGATCCAGAAAGCCCATCCGGGCAAGATGATGGCGTATAACTGCTCGCCCTCCTTCAATTGGGAGAAGAACCTCGACAAGGCCACCATCGAAACCTACCAGCGCGAGCTTGGGGCCATGGGCTACAAGTTCCAGTTCGTCACCCTGGCCGGCTTCCACCAGCTCAATTTCGGCATGTTCGAGCTGGCGCGCGGCTACAAGGATCGCGGCATGGGCGCGTATTCGGAGCTGCAGCAGGCCGAGTTCGCGGCGGAGAAGGACGGCTACACCGCCACCCGCCACCAGCGCGAAGTGGGCACCGGCTATTTCGACCTGGTCAACATGACCCTGTCCGGCGGCGTCGCCTCCACCACCGCCATGGGCGAGAGCACCGAAACGGCTCAGTTCAAGCACGACGCAGCGGAATAG